A genomic stretch from Echeneis naucrates chromosome 6, fEcheNa1.1, whole genome shotgun sequence includes:
- the rgs22 gene encoding regulator of G-protein signaling 22 — protein MRRRIGVDGPITSTNYCHPAEDTLASDDVLVHFFNDFLNLPSFPKALLYNKETGLFELASEAPEFACRRATAVINCRKPQLPTHEPTTLTGTTPVNNNYTVWCLDREKGIQWIMEERFPFFLQSDCYIEYSSAQKSSSYSSYSAKLKSDKTQELNNPHIEPCICSTEPSADSEMQYLNESRGLEFDSDQLQLEYLAARVVEEVLSNTLNLVRLQSQENISDCFRKEKVQKGKMGSGAEEKAECDKSPKMKSWTTNQGNVPDICCHCNWFHDIRPGLDAFKNFLRGTPGEKLINMWMDTERLKSIQHRERKNRSHFSGGRSMEKMLHALCVDSRAGSYFTNFCVQSGIQLWENAVYFWTDLQHYHELFNQDGLDPYRVQREAQLLYSTYLYSSARRTIGVDEEIRRNVHERLMPAFEELFDEAEEYTLNILLQPWALLLNQDKESFQKVCAQKEVHRVEGQEYSKLQTVYMETECQQKQVSYRFSSLLHDRDEIGHFMTFLQSKDVSIHLSCWLDLEQYRRTKHRDKAVKLEKSVHVAKNYLNRKYFFGPDSPASTEQQNYILHLAGGLEHLTLGCLSNMVVMQIQDIISSHIETTWLPQFLSTAEFTERQKHKPKHQAADWLLQDLYHRCGTKRKAWKAEGLWMTSSKEILLFRQILLNPVTCMNFQHFVSLKGDFLENDVLFWLEVQRYKDLCHSHSDEATIQHKISTIINCFINSSMPPSLQIDIPPEQAQHILEKRHDLGPYIFREAQISVFSELLKFWPEFQELSSSVQEEQLLPLLQEKRINHRAHVRRQRRKEEEADEKKRVQEEQESEESSFSEDADDDMDDQAKEGRIGKGQLRTQSSVLPSPTPPLSWSYSKYMAALKREEVLLRKKSQLEASLSTASGRAKTCNLK, from the exons ATGCGCCGACGCATCGGTGTCGACGGGCCCATCACTAGCACTAACTACTGTCACCCGGCT GAAGACACTCTGGCTTCTGATGATGTGCTGGTTCACTTCTTCAATGATTTCTTAAATCTGCCG TCTTTCCCAAAGGCTTTGTTGTACAACAAGGAGACAGGACTGTTTGAGCTGGCCAGTGAGGCACCTGAGTTTGCCTGCAGAAGAGCTACAGCAGTCATAAACTGCAGAAAACCCCAACTCCCTACCCATGAACCCACAACACTGACTGGAACTACTCCTGTGAACAACAATTACACTGTCTGG TGcctggacagagagaaaggaattCAGTGGATCATGGAAGAAAGATTTCCCTTTTTCCTTCAAAGTGATTGCTACATTGAATACAG ctctgctcagAAG TCCTCCTCATATTCCTCCTACTCTGCTAAACttaaaagtgacaaaacacaGGAACTCAACAACCCCCATATAGAGCCGTGCATCTGCAGTACAGAGCCATCAGCTGACTCAGAGATGCAATATCTCAATGAATCCAGGGGCCTAGAGTTTGACTCTGATCAACTACAGCTGGAGTACCTGGCTGCCAGAGTGGTAGAAGAGGTGCTTAGCAACACCTTGAATTTAGTGAGGCTTCAGAGtcaggaaaacatttcagaCTGTTTCAGGAAAGAGAAAGTTCAAAAAGGCAAGATGGGCAgtggagcagaggagaaagcagAATGTGATAAGAGTCCAAAGATGAAAAGTTGGACCACAAACCAAGGAAATGTCCCTGATATTTGTTGCCATTGTAACTGGTTCCATGACATTAGACCAGGCTTGGATGCTTTCAAGAATTTTTTGCGAGGAACACCCGGAGAAAAGCTGATTAATATGTGGATGGacacagaaagactgaaatCTATACAGCACAGAGAGCGGAAGAACAG AAGTCATTTCTCAGGAGGCAGAAGTATGGAAAAGATGCTACATGCGCTCTGTGTTGACTCACGTGCTGGCTCGTACTTCACAAACTTCTGTGTACAATCTGGAATACAG ctgtggGAGAATGCAGTTTACTTCTGGACAGACCTGCAGCACTACCATGAGCTGTTCAACCAGGATGGGTTAGACCCCTACAGAGTACAGAGAGAGGCACAG ctCCTATACTCCACATATCTGTACAGTTCTGCCAGAAGAACTATTGGTGTGGATGAGGAGATTAGAAGGAACGTGCATGAGAGACTAATGCCAGCTTTTGAGGAGCTGTTTGACGAGGCAGAAGAATATACACTGAACATCCTGTTGCAGCCATGGGCACTGTTGCTCAACCAGGACAAAGAGTCCTTCCAGAAG GTGTGTGCGCAGAAGGAGGTACACAGAGTTGAAGGTCAGGAGTACAGTAAACTGCAAACTGTGTACATGGAAACAGAATGCCAACAGAAACAGGTCAG TTACCGCTTCAGTTCCCTTCTTCACGATCGCGATGAAATTGGGCACTTTATGACTTTCCTTCAGAGTAAGGATGTCAG TATTCATCTGTCATGCTGGCTGGATTTGGAGCAATATAGGAGAACTAAACATAGGGACAAGGCTGTCAAACTAGAAAAGTCTGTTCATGTTGCAAAAAATTACCTGAACAGGAAATACTTCTTTGGGCCTGACAGCCCTGCTTCCACAGAGCAACAGAATTAT atattGCACCTGGCAGGTGGACTGGAGCATCTGACGCTGGGGTGTCTCTCAAACATGGTGGTTATGCAAATCCAGGACATCATCAGTAGTCACATTGAGACAACATGGTTGCCTCAGTTTCTGTCAACAGCAGAGTTCACAGAACGGCAGAAACATAAACCAAAG CACCAAGCAGCAGACTGGCTCTTACAGGACCTCTACCATCGATGTggaacaaagagaaaagcttGGAAG GCTGAGGGCTTATGGATGACTTCCTCCAAAGAGATTCTCCTTTTTCGACAGATCTTACTCAACCCTGTTACTTGTATGAATTTCCAGCACTTTGTCTCCCTGAAGGGAGACTTCCTGGAGAATGACGTGCTCTTTTGGTTGGAAGTCCAGAGGTATAAG GACCTTTGCCACTCTCACAGCGACGAGGCAACTATCCAGCACAAGATCTCCACCATTATCAACTGTTTCATCAACTCATCGATGCCACCCAGCCTGCAGATTGACATCCCCCCTGAACAGGCCCAGCACATACTGGAGAAACGCCATGACCTTGGCCCCTACATCTTCAGAGAGGCACAG aTATCAGTGTTCAGTGAATTGTTGAAGTTCTGGCCTGAATTCCAAGAGCTGAGCAGCAGTGTCCAAGAGGAGCAgctccttcctctgctgcaggaaaaacGAATCAATCACAGAGCCCATGTGAGACggcagagaaggaaagaagaagaggcagaTGAGAAGAAGCGAGTCCAG GAAGAGCAGGAGTCAGAAGAATCCAGCTTTAGTGAGGATGCTGATGATGACATGGATGATCAAGCAAAAGAGGGGAGAATTGGAAAAGGGCAGTTGAGGACACAGAGCAGTGTGCTGCCATCTCCCACACCGCCT CTATCATGGTCCTATTCCAAGTACATGGCAGCGttgaagagagaggaggtgcTGCTGAGGAAAAAGAGTCAGCTGGAAGCATCCCTCTCTACAGCCTCAG GACGAGCAAAAACCTGCAACCTAAAATGA
- the fbxo43 gene encoding F-box only protein 43 has product MQCTPESNVYHECCKGQHRYEDCCDSGYSGLFHSPLSINGVESSRSLSPVDLNETPKENIRLSTTPKERIKDSLRLLNKDSWGVHRPAAVTWCETPKVYKRDASLRHRLLMCKPTKDVLTDTTRSPCAIKTETSLGTRSEHWFSNGSSFDSFDTVIGALASSTLKHEQDLPLSSRKRRLLFSQMRTSTLEDGKLTSGHPCIFERSLSLSDADFSASISACDQLNIGTPHCRKFLTATSKESSQSPVSGVINSLNDSLNVLHTPKCIRYVNEDSGFSTLTLDKSQDSSVDHDGSFQELLLSASRRNSETPTTEAKRRSRLQRQHRLSTLKEGGSQSDEDLTERKHKYLAQCHTHSKDDVFADDATPWSGLSIKGGNDVTSGLACAKQDYATPLRAIAEPDTLTPFSTTPVNQEVTPLRTAPADLSLTPALQLVHAMCQQKAQMFVGQSLTHKEKLKSAAALAETPVMFKTTMPLAGLIGRKMGLGNVDILTELKKRNLRHILAVILGHLTSGTIFRCGQVCKSWKDIILQDKQANFRRRTHLSNLKATVELGGAVPDTETRLTVPKRSALKSVQAQSRTSSYCTPQSGNGIFTKLQQSSGSGSKRDKFLEVAKTLFNDESLRPCPRCQHPAKCHSVKGEGVCSRGDCGFQFCTACLCAFHGSRECGSRSVGRHRNDIVLPGSAQSKRNIRRL; this is encoded by the exons ATGCAGTGCACTCCTGAATCGAACGTGTACCATGAGTGCTGCAAAGGCCAGCACCGTTATGAGGACTGTTGTGATAGTGGATACTCCGGTCTATTCCATAGTCCCCTTAGTATCAACGGTGTTGAATCCTCTAGGTCTTTGTCTCCTGTAGACTTGAATGAAACGCCTAAAGAAAACATCAGACTCTCTACTACACCTAAAGAGAGAATCAAAGATTCACTCAGACTTTTGAACAAAGACTCATGGGGTGTACATCGGCCAGCAGCAGTTACCTGGTGTGAAACTCCCAAGGTATATAAAAGAGATGCTTCATTGCGACACAGACTTCTAATGTGTAAACCCACCAAAGATGTGCTAACTGACACCACAAGATCTCCATGTGCTATAAAGACAGAAACCTCCCTTGGTACCAGATCTGAACACTGGTTCAGTAATGGTTCATCGTTTGACTCTTTCGACACTGTGATTGGGGCTTTGGCATCAAGCACTTTAAAACATGAGCAGGACTTGCCATTATCTAGTAGGAAGCGGCGTCTCCTTTTCTCACAGATGAGGACATCTACTCTTGAAGATGGTAAACTCACCTCTGGGCACCCTTGTATTTTTGAGAGAAGTCTTTCACTCTCAGATGCAGATTTCAGTGCAAGCATTTCTGCCTGCGATCAATTGAATATTGGGACTCCACACTGTAGAAAATTCCTGACAGCTACATCTAAAGAAAGCTCTCAATCACCAGTCAGTGGTGTCATAAACAGTCTAAATGACAGCTTAAATGTGTTACATACACCCAAATGCATCAG GTATGTGAATGAAGACAGTGGTTTCAGTACCCTGACTCTTGATAAATCCCAAGACTCCTCAGTGGACCACGATGGTTCATtccaggagctgctgctttctgcCTCCAGAAGAAACAGCGAAACTCCAACAACAGAGGCAAAGCGGCGCTCCCGTTTGCAGCGTCAGCACAGGCTTTCAACACTTAAAGAAGGGGGCTCTCAATCTGATGAGGACCTAACAGAAAGAAAGCACAAGTATCTTGCCCAGTGCCACACCCACTCTAAAGATGATGTTTTTGCTGATGATGCTACCCCTTGGAGTGGTCTTTCTATTAAAGGGGGTAATGATGTGACCTCTGGTTTGGCCTGTGCAAAACAAGATTATGCCACACCATTAAGAGCTATAGCCGAGCCAGACACCCTGACACCTTTTAGTACAACTCCAGTTAATCAAGAAGTAACTCCTCTCAGGACAGCCCCAGCAGATCTCTCTCTGACTCCGGCTTTGCAGCTGGTTCATGCAATGTGCCAGCAGAAAGCACAGATGTTTGTTGGCCAAAGTCTGACTCACAAGGAGAAGCTGAAGTCTGCTGCAGCACTGGCTGAGACCCCAGTGATGTTCAAGACCACTATGCCTTTGGCAGGACTGATTGGCAGGAAAATGGGCCTAGGGAATGTTGACATACTAACAGAACTGAAGAAAAGGAACCTCAGGCACATCCTGGCTGTCATACTTGGACATCTGACCTCTGGGACCATCTTCAG gTGTGGCCAGGTTTGTAAAAGCTGGAAGGATATTATCCTGCAGGACAAGCAGGCTAACTTTCGGAGAAGAACCCACTTGAGTAACTTGAAGGCCACTGTTGAG CTTGGTGGTGCTGTCCCTGACACAGAGACCAGACTGACTGTGCCTAAGAGGTCAGCCCTCAAGAGTGTTCAGGCCCAGTCAAGAACCTCTAGCTACTGCACACCCCAATCAGGAAATGGCATTTTCACCAAATTACAGCAAAGCTCAGGCAGTGGCAGCAAACGGGATAAATTTCTAGAA GTTGCCAAAACCCTCTTCAATGATGAGTCCCTCAGGCCGTGCCCTCGATGTCAACATCCTGCCAAGTGTCATTCAGTGAAAGGGGAAGGTGTGTGCAGCAGAGGTGACTGTGGTTTCCAGTTCTGCACagcctgtttgtgtgcttttcatGGCTCCAGAGAGTGTGGCAGCCGCTCAGTGGGACGTCACAGAAATGACATAGTTCTTCCAGGTAGTGCTCAAAGTAAGCGTAATATCAGGAGATTGTGA